Proteins from a genomic interval of Blastocatellia bacterium:
- the cpaB gene encoding Flp pilus assembly protein CpaB: protein MNKKALVVLGLALVFGGFTAYMVNRVIKSGSNRFTGEMVKVVVAVNPISLGQRITPEMVKLEDRLKSSLPEGTITDLGKVVNRVSLAEVAIGEAILVSRLAAEGSGPGVQALIPEGMRAMSVKVDEVIGVSGFIAPGSLVDVVATVMDNGMNQSTSRIILQGVKVLASGKQVESGRDGGPIEVRTVSLLVTPEQAEALALASTAGKLQLVMRNSTDNEQVQTAGITTPKLFGSGAFPQMAPPPRPVSNELIEDPQPKPVKKVEPAQVEIPKPKGPTVEVIQGSKREAISFER from the coding sequence ATGAACAAAAAGGCACTCGTCGTGCTAGGGCTCGCGCTGGTCTTCGGCGGGTTCACGGCCTATATGGTCAATCGCGTGATAAAGAGTGGCAGCAACAGGTTCACTGGCGAAATGGTCAAGGTGGTTGTGGCTGTCAACCCGATCAGCTTAGGGCAACGCATTACGCCGGAGATGGTCAAGCTGGAAGACCGGCTCAAAAGCAGTTTGCCGGAAGGCACGATCACGGATTTAGGCAAAGTCGTCAACCGCGTCTCACTGGCTGAAGTAGCCATTGGTGAAGCGATTCTGGTGTCACGTTTGGCGGCCGAAGGGTCAGGCCCCGGCGTGCAGGCGTTGATCCCCGAAGGCATGCGAGCCATGTCCGTCAAAGTTGACGAGGTGATCGGCGTCTCCGGTTTCATTGCGCCGGGCAGTCTTGTTGATGTGGTGGCCACGGTGATGGATAATGGCATGAACCAATCCACCTCGCGGATCATCTTGCAAGGCGTCAAAGTCTTGGCCAGTGGCAAACAGGTCGAAAGCGGTCGGGACGGCGGGCCTATAGAAGTTCGGACCGTTTCTTTATTGGTGACGCCGGAGCAAGCCGAAGCGCTGGCCCTGGCCAGCACGGCCGGCAAGCTGCAACTGGTCATGCGTAACTCAACCGATAACGAACAAGTGCAAACGGCTGGGATCACCACGCCAAAGCTGTTCGGCAGCGGCGCCTTCCCGCAGATGGCTCCGCCGCCGCGGCCTGTCTCTAATGAGCTGATTGAAGACCCGCAGCCAAAGCCGGTCAAGAAGGTGGAGCCAGCTCAAGTGGAGATACCCAAACCAAAAGGTCCAACGGTGGAAGTGATCCAAGGGAGTAAACGTGAGGCGATCTCGTTTGAAAGATAA
- a CDS encoding AAA family ATPase gives MLTSPISFVIMGKDPQERAQARVQLLSTGKVHVVAESSELARGAELVEEFHPQSALIIINGDSDQALDLVRQISEEHPSTAVICTGGNIPSSVIVKSYRSGATDFLPQPLKLEEIEEVLTKIDAMRSRSESEVLTGRVFAIYSSRGGTGVTTMAVNLASQMARLTRENTVLVDLNLQYGAMPLFFGLDPEYTIADVVRNQDRLDAQLLKSFLMRTGDNLYCLPAPLRVEEADDVQPAHVQRIVTMLRSQFTYVVVDCQHTLDVNTVTVLDLADTILLVSLVDVPSVYCTKRVLDVFRKMGFPEEKIKVVVNCYDKRDGVPIEKVQEVFGMKIETVLAEDHRSVLSSINMGHPLVVSQPKSPLVKQFSDLAGQFTGRSREAAHAKPKKWGFNLFGGVLGNPNE, from the coding sequence ATGCTGACATCACCCATATCGTTCGTCATCATGGGGAAGGACCCCCAGGAACGCGCCCAAGCCCGTGTGCAACTGCTTTCGACAGGCAAGGTGCACGTGGTCGCTGAGAGCTCTGAACTGGCTCGTGGCGCGGAGCTAGTCGAAGAGTTTCACCCGCAAAGCGCACTGATCATCATTAACGGAGACAGCGATCAAGCCTTGGATTTGGTCCGGCAAATCAGCGAGGAGCATCCTTCGACAGCCGTTATCTGCACAGGCGGGAATATCCCTTCGTCCGTGATCGTCAAATCGTACCGTTCAGGCGCAACCGATTTTCTGCCACAGCCATTGAAGCTGGAAGAGATCGAGGAAGTACTGACCAAAATAGACGCCATGCGTAGCCGCAGTGAGTCGGAGGTGCTCACCGGGCGGGTCTTTGCGATTTACAGCAGCCGTGGCGGCACCGGTGTGACGACGATGGCCGTCAACCTGGCGTCGCAGATGGCGCGGCTGACGCGGGAAAATACCGTGTTGGTGGACCTCAATTTGCAGTACGGCGCGATGCCGCTCTTTTTTGGGCTAGACCCGGAATACACCATCGCCGACGTTGTGCGCAACCAGGATCGCTTGGATGCGCAATTGCTCAAGAGCTTTCTCATGCGGACCGGCGATAACCTCTATTGTTTGCCGGCTCCGTTGCGCGTAGAAGAGGCTGACGACGTTCAGCCGGCTCACGTTCAACGGATTGTGACCATGCTCCGGAGTCAGTTCACGTACGTTGTCGTTGACTGTCAGCACACATTGGATGTCAACACGGTCACGGTGCTCGATCTGGCCGATACGATCCTGTTGGTGTCGCTCGTTGACGTGCCATCCGTCTATTGCACCAAGCGCGTGCTGGACGTATTCCGCAAAATGGGGTTTCCAGAAGAGAAGATCAAGGTTGTGGTCAACTGCTATGACAAGCGCGACGGTGTGCCGATTGAAAAAGTGCAGGAGGTCTTTGGGATGAAGATCGAAACGGTGTTAGCCGAGGATCACCGCTCGGTCTTGTCGTCCATCAATATGGGGCATCCGCTCGTCGTCTCGCAGCCGAAGTCGCCGCTGGTGAAGCAGTTTTCTGATCTCGCTGGTCAGTTTACCGGGCGGAGCCGTGAGGCTGCCCATGCCAAACCCAAGAAATGGGGCTTTAATCTGTTCGGCGGCGTGCTGGGGAACCCCAATGAGTAA
- a CDS encoding Flp family type IVb pilin: MLNIVTKLYNFITDDEGQGLAEYALILVLVSIVAVGALTALGGQITTVFSTITTNLQGS, from the coding sequence ATGTTGAACATCGTTACAAAGTTGTACAACTTCATCACGGATGATGAGGGACAGGGTCTAGCCGAGTATGCATTGATCCTGGTTCTGGTTAGCATCGTCGCTGTGGGTGCGTTGACGGCGTTGGGTGGACAGATCACGACCGTGTTCTCCACCATCACCACAAACCTGCAGGGTAGCTAA
- a CDS encoding glycosyltransferase family 2 protein, with protein sequence MTAPISVSVIIPAYNESARLGSGLDQVLNYLSQQTWASEIIVVDDGSTDGTAELVRQFARQRCDGSVPLTLLSHGKNAGKGASVRTGVLHARGSIVAFTDADLSAPISELPKLIGPIEKGVCDVVIGSRALNRRLIGQRQSRGREWAGRLFNWFMRLVIGLTFKDTQCGFKAFRRDAILPIFGQQQIHGFGFDVEVLFMAKRLGLRTVEMPVVWNHVEGSRVRMVRDSLKMAAELLKIRWYDLMGVYDRLISTSETWVIDSLTSEPMSR encoded by the coding sequence ATGACAGCGCCTATTTCAGTATCGGTGATCATCCCCGCTTATAACGAGTCAGCGCGCCTCGGCAGCGGGCTTGATCAGGTTCTGAACTATTTGAGTCAGCAGACGTGGGCGAGCGAGATCATTGTCGTAGACGATGGCTCAACAGATGGGACGGCTGAGCTGGTCCGGCAATTTGCCCGACAGCGGTGTGACGGTTCTGTGCCGCTGACGCTGCTGTCGCATGGCAAGAATGCCGGCAAGGGAGCCAGCGTGAGGACCGGCGTTTTGCATGCGCGCGGCTCTATTGTGGCATTCACCGATGCTGATCTTTCGGCGCCGATCAGCGAGCTGCCGAAGCTGATTGGCCCGATTGAGAAAGGCGTTTGCGATGTGGTCATTGGTTCGCGTGCCTTGAATCGGCGATTGATTGGGCAGCGCCAGTCGCGCGGGCGTGAGTGGGCAGGTCGCTTGTTCAATTGGTTCATGCGGCTGGTGATCGGATTGACCTTCAAAGATACGCAATGTGGTTTCAAAGCATTTCGACGTGATGCCATCTTGCCCATTTTCGGGCAGCAGCAAATACATGGCTTCGGCTTTGATGTCGAGGTGCTATTCATGGCCAAACGACTCGGATTGCGGACGGTTGAGATGCCGGTGGTCTGGAATCACGTTGAAGGAAGTCGCGTGCGGATGGTTCGTGATTCGTTGAAGATGGCTGCCGAGCTGCTCAAGATTCGCTGGTATGACCTCATGGGCGTCTATGATCGCCTGATCTCAACGAGTGAGACATGGGTGATTGATTCGTTGACGAGTGAGCCAATGTCGCGATGA
- a CDS encoding terpene cyclase/mutase family protein: MRQRIDAARTFLLQAQQPDGGWPYRMNGQPSPEPTCYSLLALMATNHERMHKPTLLQQRLGRGMGWLLARRNADGALTLLGDNEPHWSTALFVVTALRLQSAPRTLFEGNLKPSSREIRNPKSEIQNVSDLGFRASDFPAGAQGLLHQQSVQWLLSWYGNTSPPREVVTLNGQLRGWPWISDTFSWVEPTSYAVLALKLAGYRTHWRVREAEELLLDRACEAGGWNYGNRIVLGRGLMPFPVPTAMAVLALQDAPSARQRVEQALAFLQREVSQHPSTLSLALSIHCFHIFNWPMQEFVNRLAQRQSADGSWRQSVHLTALATLALQCATGGFNAFKL; this comes from the coding sequence ATGAGACAACGTATTGACGCAGCGCGAACGTTTCTGCTTCAGGCACAGCAGCCAGATGGCGGCTGGCCGTATCGGATGAATGGGCAACCTTCGCCCGAACCCACCTGCTACAGCTTACTGGCCCTGATGGCGACCAACCACGAACGCATGCACAAGCCAACGCTGCTGCAACAGAGGCTTGGCAGGGGCATGGGTTGGTTGCTGGCCAGACGCAACGCGGATGGAGCCTTGACACTGCTCGGAGATAACGAACCACATTGGAGCACAGCGTTGTTTGTGGTGACGGCGCTACGTCTTCAATCAGCGCCCAGAACCCTCTTCGAGGGAAATCTGAAGCCCTCTTCGAGGGAAATCCGAAATCCCAAATCCGAAATCCAAAACGTTTCGGACTTGGGATTTCGTGCTTCGGATTTCCCCGCAGGGGCGCAGGGGCTGTTGCACCAGCAGAGCGTCCAGTGGCTGCTTTCCTGGTATGGCAACACATCGCCACCACGTGAGGTCGTGACATTGAACGGTCAACTGCGCGGCTGGCCGTGGATCAGCGATACATTCAGTTGGGTCGAACCAACCAGTTATGCCGTGTTGGCCCTGAAGCTGGCCGGTTACCGAACGCACTGGCGTGTCCGTGAGGCTGAAGAGCTGCTACTGGATCGAGCGTGTGAAGCAGGCGGGTGGAACTATGGCAATCGAATTGTCTTGGGACGAGGGCTAATGCCCTTCCCTGTGCCGACGGCCATGGCCGTGCTGGCGCTACAAGATGCTCCGTCGGCGCGCCAACGTGTCGAGCAGGCGCTAGCGTTTCTGCAACGCGAAGTCAGCCAGCATCCCTCAACGCTCTCACTGGCATTGAGCATTCATTGCTTCCATATCTTCAACTGGCCCATGCAGGAGTTTGTCAACCGGCTGGCACAGCGACAAAGCGCCGACGGAAGCTGGCGGCAATCAGTCCATCTCACAGCATTGGCCACATTGGCGCTTCAGTGCGCCACAGGAGGATTCAATGCTTTCAAACTGTAA
- a CDS encoding type II and III secretion system protein family protein has translation MWKSSGFFSTKCLLSMLVTLSVIGSASLRPQSAEADAATLFVSFAKSRGRAINLNVYVNQSVTVQFDQTLSRVSFAEPKVAEAVVASTHQVVINGKGIGTTSVVVWSNNAPDTEEPVTLTVRVQSDIRPIVAQLSNLYPDEQIKVEQVGDRIVLSGVVSSPKIIESAMPLFEASGLKPVNLTQVAISGQPAQILLQVRVAEVNKRALRELGASYGFFDPRFPGYLGTNQFHSPSGILPSGFPFLGLSDAVNLGIFNPAANVGSIIRALQQRNAFRSLAEPNIIAVNGEKASFLAGGEFPYPVVTPTPNGISVAIQFREFGVRLGFTPSIVDGNRIRLQLAPEVSQLDFVNALQLEGFRIPALIVRKAATTIELADGQSFALAGLLSNDLTKIDSKVPMLGDIPIIGSLFKSSSYLKNETELVFLCTPRLVKPLEPTEVPPLPGVESRPSQGLEGSFGHQIPAATPKR, from the coding sequence ATGTGGAAATCATCTGGATTCTTCAGTACCAAATGCCTTCTCTCGATGCTGGTAACGCTGAGCGTGATCGGCAGTGCGAGCCTACGACCACAGTCGGCAGAGGCTGACGCAGCCACGCTCTTTGTCAGCTTTGCCAAGTCTCGTGGTCGCGCGATCAATCTCAATGTGTATGTGAATCAATCGGTCACCGTTCAGTTCGATCAGACGCTGTCCCGCGTCTCGTTTGCTGAGCCGAAGGTTGCCGAGGCAGTGGTGGCCTCAACCCATCAGGTGGTGATCAACGGCAAGGGAATCGGCACGACCAGTGTTGTGGTGTGGAGTAACAATGCGCCGGATACCGAGGAGCCTGTGACGCTGACGGTTCGCGTTCAATCGGATATTCGACCCATTGTTGCGCAACTGAGCAATTTGTATCCGGACGAGCAGATCAAGGTCGAGCAAGTCGGTGATCGCATTGTATTGTCGGGCGTGGTCAGTTCGCCGAAGATCATTGAGTCGGCGATGCCGTTGTTTGAAGCCTCCGGGCTGAAGCCGGTCAATTTGACACAGGTGGCCATCAGCGGCCAGCCGGCGCAGATTCTGTTGCAGGTTCGTGTGGCTGAGGTGAACAAGCGAGCGTTGCGTGAGCTGGGCGCGTCCTATGGTTTCTTTGACCCGCGGTTTCCCGGTTACTTGGGTACCAATCAATTTCACTCGCCCAGTGGCATTTTGCCATCCGGTTTTCCATTCCTGGGATTGTCGGATGCAGTCAATCTGGGCATTTTCAATCCGGCTGCCAATGTCGGCTCAATCATCCGCGCCTTACAGCAGCGCAATGCGTTTCGTTCGCTGGCCGAGCCCAACATCATCGCCGTCAACGGCGAGAAGGCCAGCTTCCTGGCCGGCGGCGAGTTTCCTTATCCGGTGGTGACGCCGACACCCAATGGCATCTCTGTGGCCATTCAATTTCGTGAATTTGGCGTGCGATTGGGCTTCACACCTTCCATCGTGGATGGCAATCGCATTCGCCTGCAGCTTGCTCCGGAAGTCAGTCAACTCGATTTTGTCAATGCGCTTCAACTGGAGGGCTTTCGCATCCCCGCGCTAATCGTGCGCAAGGCTGCGACGACGATCGAATTGGCTGATGGCCAGAGCTTCGCGCTGGCCGGTTTGCTCTCCAACGACCTGACCAAGATTGATTCCAAAGTGCCCATGCTGGGCGACATTCCGATCATTGGCTCGTTGTTTAAGAGTTCGTCTTATCTCAAAAACGAGACGGAGTTGGTCTTTTTGTGCACCCCACGATTGGTCAAGCCGCTGGAGCCGACGGAGGTTCCGCCGTTGCCCGGCGTCGAGTCCCGACCGTCGCAGGGGCTGGAAGGTTCGTTTGGTCATCAGATTCCGGCGGCCACGCCGAAGCGATGA
- a CDS encoding A24 family peptidase, giving the protein MTIPVVVLVAAAVIAGYTDLRTRRIPNWLTGAVALFGLSHHFVKSGGHGLWISLGGVALGAGLILLPMLIPYAKGGIGGGDVKFIAAVGSIVGAAGVFVVFIVAAGVGAIQCLIALWRQAATGDRPVTVPYGVALSVGTLVVTVGSLLSR; this is encoded by the coding sequence ATGACGATACCCGTTGTGGTCTTAGTTGCAGCAGCCGTGATTGCTGGGTACACCGATCTTCGGACACGGCGCATCCCCAACTGGTTGACTGGTGCAGTGGCACTGTTTGGACTCTCCCATCATTTCGTCAAAAGCGGCGGGCACGGGCTGTGGATCAGCTTAGGCGGTGTTGCATTGGGCGCTGGGTTGATCTTGTTGCCGATGTTGATCCCGTATGCGAAGGGCGGCATCGGGGGTGGCGACGTCAAGTTCATTGCCGCTGTCGGCAGCATTGTCGGCGCTGCTGGCGTGTTTGTGGTGTTTATCGTGGCGGCTGGCGTAGGAGCGATTCAATGTTTGATCGCTTTGTGGCGTCAGGCCGCCACCGGAGATCGTCCCGTGACGGTTCCATACGGTGTTGCGTTATCCGTCGGGACATTAGTGGTGACGGTTGGCTCGCTGCTGAGCAGATAG
- a CDS encoding DUF362 domain-containing protein yields MTRRGFLGTVAAATGGVALGGLGLAWQNRRRQPPARVTILKATSYTDDLSDLIRRGLQHYPHVLQRVKGGRVVLKPNMVEYYEAHRVNTNPLVVAAAIDAFRAAGAGQVIVAEGPGHRRDTEALLEQTGLDEVLIHEKAPFVDLNHDSIHPVPLSVNYTKLGRLFLPATILGADLVVSMPKLKTHHWAGFTLSLKNMFGVVPGVKYGWPKNLLHWRGIHESVVDINLTVQPGFAIIDGIEGMEGDGPLFGETVHAGVLIMGDNLAAVDATGARVMGLYPEHVPYMQMITQHGGTVHESRIEQCGEPIAAVRQDFSVVDYLAILKQPPPLMASIKGL; encoded by the coding sequence CTGACACGCCGAGGCTTCCTCGGCACAGTGGCTGCGGCGACGGGCGGGGTGGCGCTCGGCGGGTTGGGGCTTGCGTGGCAGAACCGGCGGCGTCAACCACCAGCCCGCGTCACTATTCTGAAAGCAACTTCCTACACGGATGATTTGAGCGATCTGATCCGTCGTGGCTTGCAACACTATCCCCATGTGCTGCAGCGTGTGAAAGGTGGACGTGTTGTCCTGAAACCAAACATGGTCGAGTATTATGAAGCGCATCGCGTCAACACGAATCCACTGGTGGTCGCAGCGGCGATTGACGCCTTCCGCGCCGCCGGCGCCGGTCAGGTCATCGTGGCCGAAGGACCTGGTCACCGGCGCGACACCGAAGCGCTGCTGGAACAAACCGGGTTGGATGAAGTTCTCATACACGAGAAAGCGCCGTTCGTTGATCTCAATCACGATTCGATCCACCCTGTCCCGCTCTCGGTCAATTACACCAAATTGGGGCGGCTGTTTCTGCCCGCTACAATTCTCGGTGCCGACCTCGTGGTCTCTATGCCGAAGCTGAAAACTCATCACTGGGCTGGCTTCACGCTCTCGCTCAAGAATATGTTCGGCGTCGTTCCGGGCGTCAAATACGGTTGGCCGAAGAACCTGCTGCATTGGCGCGGCATTCACGAGAGCGTTGTTGACATCAACCTGACAGTGCAACCTGGATTCGCCATTATTGACGGCATTGAAGGGATGGAAGGCGATGGCCCGCTGTTTGGCGAGACGGTGCACGCCGGCGTCCTCATCATGGGAGACAACCTAGCTGCTGTGGACGCGACCGGCGCTCGCGTCATGGGACTCTACCCCGAACACGTGCCCTACATGCAAATGATCACGCAGCATGGCGGCACGGTTCACGAAAGTCGCATTGAACAATGTGGCGAACCGATTGCCGCTGTTCGCCAAGATTTCAGCGTGGTGGATTACTTGGCCATTCTCAAGCAACCACCGCCGCTGATGGCCTCCATCAAGGGCCTGTAG
- a CDS encoding LTA synthase family protein, protein MTAQKSKGSPVVHPFLLAFFPVLSLYSSNLGRVGLDQLLLPMLVAGGFVFLLERSFRWLMNERHKAGLWASVVWIMIIAYGPTFDLAQVLWSVSPLLNVTFRYMAIWVIPFIGVAWWITRTKARAEQFTSLFNLVAGALVLMPLLSIISYSVTARAARPAAEGKGISAWAKVEPELTISRLPAEQQSTSSARTPADQPALPDVYYIILDRYASADVLREAYGFDNRPFLSWLEQRGFYVVAQARSNYPKTAHSLASSLNMMFLDDVREQYGDQSNDWTPLYQRVRDYKLWRFFKAKGYQFIHVGSWWHPTSENPHADVNINLYSLPEFSRVLYQMTLFYPFSVKTGVLDERSEQWRRTRYQFARLADVPAIKQPTFVFAHFLVPHPPYVFARDGRFLSLSEVAARTRTQNYTEQLAYTNHLLQQLVDQLLSRSETPPIIILQADEGPFPLRYERQEATFDWTKATDEELREKMGILNAYYLPDVDATGKNPKPQIRNPKRFGFRAPDFGFPTNRANALYPEITPVNSFRVVLSAYFGATLPQLPDRSYAFVDHQHLYKFFDVTARLRSSAQR, encoded by the coding sequence ATGACCGCTCAAAAGTCCAAGGGGTCGCCGGTGGTTCATCCGTTTTTGCTGGCATTCTTCCCGGTGCTCTCGTTGTATTCGAGCAACCTAGGGCGCGTCGGTCTGGATCAACTGTTGCTGCCGATGTTAGTGGCCGGCGGGTTTGTGTTCCTGCTGGAGCGAAGCTTCCGATGGTTGATGAACGAACGGCACAAGGCGGGCCTGTGGGCGTCGGTCGTCTGGATCATGATTATCGCCTATGGCCCGACGTTTGATCTGGCGCAAGTGTTGTGGTCGGTCAGTCCGTTGCTCAACGTCACATTTCGCTACATGGCGATATGGGTGATCCCGTTTATCGGCGTCGCGTGGTGGATCACACGCACGAAAGCACGCGCTGAGCAGTTCACCTCACTGTTTAATCTGGTGGCCGGCGCTCTTGTACTGATGCCGCTGCTGAGCATCATCAGTTATAGCGTGACGGCGCGCGCGGCTCGTCCGGCTGCTGAAGGGAAGGGCATCAGCGCGTGGGCTAAGGTGGAACCCGAATTAACCATTTCGCGCTTGCCGGCAGAGCAACAATCAACCTCATCGGCCAGGACGCCTGCTGATCAACCTGCACTGCCCGATGTCTACTACATCATTCTGGATCGCTACGCCAGCGCCGATGTGTTGCGCGAGGCATACGGGTTTGACAATCGTCCGTTTTTATCGTGGCTGGAGCAGCGCGGGTTTTATGTCGTTGCGCAGGCTCGATCGAATTATCCCAAGACAGCTCACTCGCTGGCCTCCTCGTTGAATATGATGTTTCTAGATGATGTTCGCGAGCAATACGGCGACCAATCCAATGATTGGACGCCGCTCTATCAGCGAGTGCGCGATTACAAGCTGTGGCGCTTTTTCAAAGCAAAGGGCTATCAGTTCATTCACGTAGGAAGCTGGTGGCATCCGACAAGCGAGAATCCACACGCTGATGTCAATATCAACCTCTATTCGCTCCCGGAATTTTCGCGCGTCTTGTATCAAATGACGCTCTTCTATCCGTTCAGTGTCAAGACAGGTGTGCTCGATGAACGATCTGAGCAGTGGCGACGGACGCGCTATCAATTCGCGCGCCTTGCTGACGTGCCAGCTATCAAACAACCCACGTTTGTGTTTGCTCATTTTTTAGTGCCTCATCCTCCTTATGTTTTTGCTCGCGATGGTCGCTTTCTCTCATTAAGCGAAGTGGCTGCGCGGACGCGCACGCAAAATTACACAGAACAACTAGCCTATACCAATCACCTGCTGCAGCAACTGGTGGATCAACTTCTGTCACGTTCAGAGACACCGCCGATCATCATCCTGCAAGCCGACGAAGGTCCCTTTCCACTGCGATATGAGCGTCAAGAAGCGACATTCGATTGGACCAAAGCGACTGATGAGGAACTGCGAGAAAAGATGGGCATTCTCAATGCGTATTATCTGCCCGACGTAGACGCCACGGGGAAAAATCCGAAACCCCAAATCCGAAATCCGAAGCGTTTCGGATTTCGTGCTCCGGATTTCGGATTTCCCACGAACAGGGCTAACGCGCTTTATCCTGAGATCACGCCGGTCAACTCATTCCGCGTGGTGCTCAGTGCCTACTTTGGTGCGACATTACCTCAGTTGCCAGACCGGAGCTACGCCTTCGTAGATCATCAGCATCTCTACAAGTTTTTCGACGTGACCGCCCGGCTGCGCTCGTCGGCTCAGAGGTGA
- a CDS encoding beta-propeller fold lactonase family protein gives MTTIFCRALTWISRVIAAAICLAVAHGSAQAQFVYVNNETFPNTVSAFRVNPDGSLAPVPGSPFATNDGKRANRLDGYSNATIAVKGNFLFALNPTSDSVSVFTIQSNGALTLVPGSPFPTGGQHPVALAVAPNGELLFIVHFLNNVLSVFRVSSGGQLTRAAGSPVSLRPMTFSSGLAIDSTGTRLFIGGFKKLGVYSVSAEGQVERLGDLIDTELSVQAIAITPNNRFVYAVGQDAEGIGAFRFSNDQLSPLAGAPFLDAGMGRLLGLAVNPAGDLLTTTSVGQAGVYLFRINANGSLRDAEGSPYSIAVTRPQPICFNTRGTLAFTTDPTIRKIRVLQVDRRTFVEIASSPFDLGHASARPTGIAVTGTRDP, from the coding sequence ATGACAACCATCTTCTGTCGCGCGCTCACTTGGATAAGTCGAGTCATCGCCGCGGCCATTTGTCTGGCCGTCGCGCACGGCAGCGCGCAAGCGCAATTCGTCTACGTCAATAACGAGACATTTCCCAACACAGTCTCAGCGTTTCGGGTCAATCCTGATGGGTCATTGGCGCCGGTTCCCGGCTCACCGTTTGCCACCAACGACGGAAAGCGAGCTAATCGGCTCGACGGTTACTCCAACGCTACAATCGCAGTCAAAGGCAATTTCCTATTTGCGCTCAACCCGACGAGCGATTCTGTCAGTGTGTTCACCATCCAATCTAACGGCGCGTTGACGCTCGTTCCGGGTTCGCCCTTCCCAACCGGCGGTCAGCATCCGGTGGCTCTTGCTGTTGCGCCCAATGGCGAGCTGTTGTTCATTGTCCACTTTCTCAACAACGTGCTCAGCGTCTTTCGCGTCTCGTCGGGTGGGCAACTGACGCGCGCGGCCGGCTCGCCGGTCAGCTTGCGGCCGATGACGTTTTCATCCGGCTTGGCTATAGATTCAACAGGCACACGATTGTTCATCGGCGGATTCAAAAAGCTCGGCGTCTATAGCGTCAGTGCCGAAGGTCAGGTGGAACGACTCGGCGACTTGATTGACACAGAGCTTAGTGTGCAGGCTATAGCGATCACGCCCAACAATCGCTTCGTGTACGCTGTTGGCCAAGACGCTGAGGGCATCGGGGCATTCCGTTTTTCTAATGATCAGCTCAGCCCGCTGGCCGGGGCTCCGTTCCTTGACGCCGGTATGGGACGCCTCCTGGGACTGGCGGTCAATCCAGCCGGCGACTTGCTCACCACCACATCGGTCGGACAAGCCGGCGTCTACCTGTTTCGCATCAATGCCAACGGCAGCTTGAGAGACGCCGAAGGCTCACCGTATTCCATCGCGGTGACTCGTCCTCAGCCGATTTGCTTCAATACGCGAGGAACACTGGCGTTCACCACCGATCCGACCATTCGCAAAATTCGTGTGCTACAGGTTGACCGACGCACATTCGTTGAAATTGCTTCATCGCCTTTCGACCTCGGTCATGCCAGCGCGCGTCCCACCGGCATCGCCGTCACCGGCACTCGTGATCCGTAA